The following coding sequences lie in one Capsicum annuum cultivar UCD-10X-F1 chromosome 5, UCD10Xv1.1, whole genome shotgun sequence genomic window:
- the LOC107870791 gene encoding transcription factor BIM2 isoform X2, which yields MKRMKGHQEEEEAEEDDACIKKDATPSSSNTKAGKNNDKASALRTKHSVTEQRRRCKINERFQALRNLIPHTNQKRDTASFLLEVIQYVQFLQDKVQKYEGSYQPWSSEPTKLMPWRNSHWHMQSLPVQPHALKNGIGPESTYLGRGVSFKSMDQQNELANNSITTTIPLQSGMPMPMPNNSAFSEPQPRPVSDQSSNIVDALNHREDLAIDGGTISISTPYSEGLLDSVIQALLCAGIDLSEATISTQINFGNRANQGMTPGPPIAKDNENPTPSGKQHMDHFREASSDEDLEQAQKRLKI from the exons ATGAAACGGATGAAGGGTCATCAAGAAGAGGAAGAAGCGGAGGAAGATGATGCTTGTATCAAGAAAGATGCCACACCTTCTAGTAGCAATACCAAAG CTGGGAAGAATAATGACAAGGCTAGTGCATTAAGGACCAAGCATTCAGTGACAGAGCAGCGTCGGAGGTGCAAGATCAATGAGAG ATTTCAGGCATTGAGAAATCTGATACCCCATACCAATCAAAAGCGAGACACTGCGTCATTCTTGTTGGAG GTAATTCAGTACGTACAATTTTTACAGGATAAGGTACAGAAGTATGAAGGATCATATCAGCCTTGGAGCTCAGAGCCTACAAAGCTTATGCCATGG AGGAACAGTCATTGGCACATGCAGAGTTTACCAGTACAGCCACATGCCTTGAAGAATGGTATTGGTCCAGAATCAACATACCTGGGAAG GGGCGTGTCATTTAAATCAATGGATCAACAGAATGAACTAGCTAACAACTCAATCACAACCACCATTCCTCTGCAGTCTGGTATGCCGATGCCAATGCCAAACAATAGTGCCTTCTCAGAGCCTCAACCTAGACCAGTGTCTGATCAAAGTTCCAACATAGTTGATGCTCTGAATCATCGAGAGGATCTGGCAATAGATGGAGGCACAATCAGCATTTCAACTCCATACTCAGAGGG GTTACTGGATTCGGTGATACAAGCACTGCTGTGTGCCGGTATAGATCTTTCAGAGGCTACTATCTCAACGCAGATTAATTTTGGGAACCGGGCAAACCAAGGAATGACCCCAGGGCCACCTATTGCAAAG GATAATGAGAATCCTACACCCTCTGGCAAACAACATATGGATCATTTCCGGGAGGCAAGCAGTGATGAAGACTTGGAGCAAGCTCAGAAGAGGCTGAAGATATAG
- the LOC107870791 gene encoding transcription factor BIM2 isoform X1 yields the protein MKRMKGHQEEEEAEEDDACIKKDATPSSSNTKAGKNNDKASALRTKHSVTEQRRRCKINERFQALRNLIPHTNQKRDTASFLLEVIQYVQFLQDKVQKYEGSYQPWSSEPTKLMPWRNSHWHMQSLPVQPHALKNGIGPESTYLGRFDENPATVTSTMQPNQQNPIESHTSRGVSFKSMDQQNELANNSITTTIPLQSGMPMPMPNNSAFSEPQPRPVSDQSSNIVDALNHREDLAIDGGTISISTPYSEGLLDSVIQALLCAGIDLSEATISTQINFGNRANQGMTPGPPIAKDNENPTPSGKQHMDHFREASSDEDLEQAQKRLKI from the exons ATGAAACGGATGAAGGGTCATCAAGAAGAGGAAGAAGCGGAGGAAGATGATGCTTGTATCAAGAAAGATGCCACACCTTCTAGTAGCAATACCAAAG CTGGGAAGAATAATGACAAGGCTAGTGCATTAAGGACCAAGCATTCAGTGACAGAGCAGCGTCGGAGGTGCAAGATCAATGAGAG ATTTCAGGCATTGAGAAATCTGATACCCCATACCAATCAAAAGCGAGACACTGCGTCATTCTTGTTGGAG GTAATTCAGTACGTACAATTTTTACAGGATAAGGTACAGAAGTATGAAGGATCATATCAGCCTTGGAGCTCAGAGCCTACAAAGCTTATGCCATGG AGGAACAGTCATTGGCACATGCAGAGTTTACCAGTACAGCCACATGCCTTGAAGAATGGTATTGGTCCAGAATCAACATACCTGGGAAGGTTTGATGAGAATCCCGCAACTGTTACTTCTACAATGCAACCAAATCAGCAGAATCCAATTGAATCTCATACTAGCAGGGGCGTGTCATTTAAATCAATGGATCAACAGAATGAACTAGCTAACAACTCAATCACAACCACCATTCCTCTGCAGTCTGGTATGCCGATGCCAATGCCAAACAATAGTGCCTTCTCAGAGCCTCAACCTAGACCAGTGTCTGATCAAAGTTCCAACATAGTTGATGCTCTGAATCATCGAGAGGATCTGGCAATAGATGGAGGCACAATCAGCATTTCAACTCCATACTCAGAGGG GTTACTGGATTCGGTGATACAAGCACTGCTGTGTGCCGGTATAGATCTTTCAGAGGCTACTATCTCAACGCAGATTAATTTTGGGAACCGGGCAAACCAAGGAATGACCCCAGGGCCACCTATTGCAAAG GATAATGAGAATCCTACACCCTCTGGCAAACAACATATGGATCATTTCCGGGAGGCAAGCAGTGATGAAGACTTGGAGCAAGCTCAGAAGAGGCTGAAGATATAG